AAATATCGAATAATTTGGCTGTAATTGTAAACATCTGTTGTTACTTGTTAGCATCAACATGATGATTTAAGGGAGAAAATATTAATGTATTTTTTTTCTAAAAATAGTACATACTACTTGTTGACAACAACTACATGCATCTGGTCCCCAAGAAACTGAGTAAAATGACCGGAATGCCTTTCGGTTGCAAAACTAGAGAGACTAGGACCGACGACGAAACGCGTCAAACGTCAAGCCGTGAGAAACCCTCGTAGCAGGAGCCCATGGATTGACCGGCAGCGACCTCTGGTGGTGTCCGGACGCAGCAACTTGAGGTGGTGGTGGGACCGACACGTGTTCACATGAAGGGCACATGGTCAATGTGGTGGGTGGGTTCATGTGCATGTAGAACTGAGGAGAAAGCTTAAGCGACCTCAGCTCCGTTACTTCTTTCTGTAGCCGACGGTTCTCTTCCGTTAGATTCTCGCAGCATCGCCGTAAGAACTCGCAGTCAACCTCCGTCTGCTTCAGCTTTGTCCTGCTCAAATTACCAAAATACCCTTATTAAGTAAAACCAAAATTAAAAGAGAGATCTATGTCTTTTAAGTGTTGTTGTGTTTCCCTACCTTGCTCGTCTGTTCTGAAACCAAACTTCCACTTGTCTTGCTCTTAATCCTAATTGCTTAGCCAAAGCTTGCTTCTGCTTCGGGTTGAGAGTGCTGTGATCCTTGAAGGTCTCTTCAAGAATAGCAGATTGATCTTTGGAGAGTCTAAGCTTCTTCCTCGAGTTATCACCGTCTTCATCGTCACTGATACCTCTTGAGCCTTGCGGATCTGTGTCCTCTTCTCTCTCGCTCCTTTTCCCGGTGGAGCTCGAGACTGTGCTGTTCGGAGAAGATACTCCGGCGTCTTCATCGCCGTATTCCGCCGTAGAAGGTGGTTGGTTCACGTCGATTCCACGGATGAAGGTTCTTGTTTCTACACGACTCGAATCTGAGTATGGAACTGCATGCATCAGATGAAAAAGGTGAGACCTTTGAATAGTTTTCCGGGAAAATATATTTTCTTTTTCTCGGGAAAAAATAAAACAGAGGAACATATATATATGGAAAGCTATAACGTACCTGAAGAATTAAAACTCTCGTTCAAGGAAGATCTTCGAAGTAATCCAAAAGAAGAAGAAGATGGAGTAAGAGAAACAGATGGGTTAGATTTGAGATTCATTTGTTTCTTGGGAAGATTCAAGCCTAAGCTCAGACCCAGATCGTCTTTCTCAAACATCATCTTTTCAGAAAACAAAAATAAGACTTTTCTTAGAGCCTTCTTTTGCACTAAAGTTTTCTGGTTTTCTTTTGAGAGAGAGAGAGAGAAGAGATGATGAATGGGAAGTGAGGAAGGGAATGATTAATATAGAGAGGTAGAGAGAGAGAGAGAGAGAATGATGTTATTTTTTATGAATAAAAATATAAAATATTCAATCATGAGTGTGTGACTAGCTGGGGGCAAAACAATTATTATTTAAGTAGAATTCATTATTAAACCTTTAAGTTCTTGAAAATAATTTTATAATCACAAACTTTGCTTCTTTGTCCCCCTCTTGTAACTCTCTCAACCTAAGCAAATGATCAAATCTAAGAAATATGATAAAATATAGTCACACTAGTAATGATTATGTCAATATACATTAGGGTTCTTAGTCAAAGGTTATATCAAACCATCACTAATTTTTAGGATATTCATGACTCTCGAATGGATCTTCCTCTTGTGAACTTGGTTTCAAGCTAATAATATATTTCCAGTGAAAAAAAAAATATATATTCCTCTTGATTAATATACAAACAAATATCACGAGAACATAATCTACTAATAATAAATCATTTATATACAATTTTTGAACTGCGGTATAGGTATTTCCTTCTCTTTTTAATTCAGTCAACTGTTATAATTTTCAAAATGATTAAATTGTTACGTCGTGATGAATTTGAACTAGTCAAAAAAAGTTATACAAAGTATCTTTGAAAAGTAATTGGATATTATATTTTCAAGATACTATGCAATTAATAAATTAATATTTTTTTCAAAAAATCTCATACAAATATAAAGTTCCATTAAAATCATAAATTAATATTAAGTTAAAAAAAGTACTATGCAACAACCTTACAGAATTACCATATACACTAGTCAAACTTTAATTATTTTCTAGGTATTTATTAAGTTTTTGCACGATTTGACTTTATTTTAAGAGATGGGATTTTAAGAGAGTACTACTCCATGTCTTAAGTAGAAATGATAATGCAAATCTATGATGTTGATTGCTATTGTCGAATAAAGAGTATAAAAATGATTACCCCATCTTAATGGTCTTAAAGGCCAAGAGTCACGCTTGTTGCACTCTTTTAAACCTTTACTTTTTCACTTTTTGGTTTTGTTTATATTTTACGAAACTTTTTTTAGGCATTACTTATCAAGTTAACTAATGAAAGCCAAATAAAACGGTTGCATTGAATTCAAACTTCTTATGTGAGAAAAGAAAGTAATGAATTCAAACCTCTTTTTTGATCAAAAAAAAAAAAAAAAAAAAAAGAATTCAAACCTCTTTCAGATTTTCTGTTCTAACGCATGAGTCGACCGCATGAATTTTGTCGTTGAACTACTTAATGACCAAAACAGTACTCTAGACTAGGAAATAAAATAATGGTATGCCTTATTGATAAATATAATGATGTTGGTGATGATGAGAGAGTCATCATATGCCATAAATGTTTGTCTATGTGGTAGTCATGATCTTAATTAATTAAAAACAAGTATTTGTGGTTGAAATCCAAGAAATTGTTTATCAAAATATGCAGATAAAATAATCTATTTATATTTGAAAACTAATTTTTAACTATTTTAAAATATAATAACTATTTACTTTTATTAATTTTTTATTCTTGCTTACTTTTGTTTTAATTCATATAACAACGTCACTTTTA
This sequence is a window from Brassica oleracea var. oleracea cultivar TO1000 chromosome C1, BOL, whole genome shotgun sequence. Protein-coding genes within it:
- the LOC106316729 gene encoding homeobox-leucine zipper protein HAT4; amino-acid sequence: MMFEKDDLGLSLGLNLPKKQMNLKSNPSVSLTPSSSSFGLLRRSSLNESFNSSVPYSDSSRVETRTFIRGIDVNQPPSTAEYGDEDAGVSSPNSTVSSSTGKRSEREEDTDPQGSRGISDDEDGDNSRKKLRLSKDQSAILEETFKDHSTLNPKQKQALAKQLGLRARQVEVWFQNRRARTKLKQTEVDCEFLRRCCENLTEENRRLQKEVTELRSLKLSPQFYMHMNPPTTLTMCPSCEHVSVPPPPQVAASGHHQRSLPVNPWAPATRVSHGLTFDAFRRRS